CGAGTACGTCGTCGCCGACGTCCTGGACCTCCCAGACGAGTGGCAGGGCAGGTTCGACCTCGTCGTCGAGAGCCTGACCGTCCAGTCGATGCCGCCCGAGCAGCACCCGTCGGCCGCGCGTTCCATCGCCTCACTGGTCGGCCCGGACGGCACGCTCCTGGTCCTCGCGACCACCCGCGACGACGGCGTCGAGGTCGACGGACCGCCGTGGCCGCTCACGCGGGCCGAGGTCGACTCGTTCGCGAGCGGCGGCTTGGTCCTGCGCCAGGTCGAGCGGATCGAGAACGGCGCCTGGTGGCGGGCCGAGTTGACCAGAGGGGTGTGAGGGGCGCATCTGGCTCGCCAGCGGCCGCCATTGGCGCGGAGGTTTGCTTCCCTGTGGCGCATTCGCGGCGAACTGACGCACATACCCACCAACCTCGTTCAGGTCAGGTGGATGCAGGCGCGCCGACGTCGTAGCGGACGTCGTATCGCGCTGGGTACACCTCGCCGACCAGCGTGCCGTCGGCCGTGCGTATCGGGTCGACCGCGGTCGTGCCGTAGCGGGACACGACCCGGAGCAGGCCGTTGGGTGTCTCCCAACGGTAGGCGCCCAATCCGAGCTGGCGGGCGCGGTAGGGGAGGTGGGTCTTGGCCCGGTGATGTCGGCGGGTGAGTGGGGCGTCGTTCAGGTCGCCGGTCTGGCCCGGTGGGCCGTCCTTGTCGTACGGCGTGACGTGGTCGTGGTCGAGACGGCGGGTGCGGGAGGCGGAGTGGGGGAAGACGTCGCCGCCGGTGCGCAGGTGGGTGCGCTCCTTGCAGGCCGCGGGGTGCTCGTAGGCATCGACGGCAGCGCCGGCGTTGAGGTCGATGACCGGGTGCAGGTCGATGGAGCGGTGGCGCAGCAGGGCGGCGACCTGCTCGAGCAGCATCGGCCCGAGGTCCTCGACTCGGGCGACGCCGGTGGCGAAGCCGGCGAGGACGGCGGCGTCGATGTGGACGTAGACCGTGGCCCGGCGCGGAGCGCGGGCGGGCGTGGGTGCGGGGGCCGGGGTCGCCTCGGGCTCGCGGAGGCCTTCGAGGAAACGGACGGCGGCGTAGGGATCGGCGAGCAGCTCGACGGCGCGGGCGCGGAACTGGTCCATGGTCGGGACGTCGTCCTCGTCGTCGGGGACGTGCTGGTCGGCCAGGGCCCGGGCGACCTCTTCCACGCTGGTGGTGAACTCGACGGCTCCTGCGTTCGGGAGCCTGAGGGTGATCGGCTGGACGCCTGCCTGCCCGTCGAGGTCGGCGACCGCGTCGCCGGGGCGGCGACGGCGGGCGAACACGCCGATGCGGGCTTCCTCGGCGGCGATGCGCTCGCGGTGGGCGGCGGGGTCGGCCTCGATGATGCGTGCCTCGGCGAGCTCGATCAGCTTGCCCGGCGTCAGGTCGTGGGCCGCGGCGACGGAGATGTCGACGATCTCCACCGCTGCGCGGGAGAGCTTGCGCGAGAGGTCGGCGATCCTGCGGGCGACCCACACCTCGACATCGAGGCGCTGCACGCGCTCCCACAGCCGGGGGAGGCGGTGGCGCAGGTCGAGCGCTGCCGCTGCCCGGTTGGAGGTGGCGATCCACCCGGCACGGCTGGCGACGGCGAACTCGGCCATGCACAGCTCGGAGGTCTCCGGCGTGCCCTCGCCACCGAGGCGCACGAGCCGGTCGCCACCCAGCCGGTGAGGTACGGCGCCCGGCTGGGTCTGCGGGTCGACCGAGTGCAGGTCGCACCAGGCCAGGAGGCGCAGCAGCCCGTCGACCTCTGCCTGCCTCTTGAGGCGCACGCCGGACTCCTCGGCAGCGAGCAGCTCCGCTGCGCTGAGGTCTCCTGTGGGCGTCATACAGGTATGGTACTCGAACACATGTTCGAACTCAAGCGGATCGCCGGGCCTGTGGAGAGCCCAGTCGCTCCCGCCCGTGCGGGGCGTGCCAGCCCGACTCGTCCGGCCCCTTCGGCACGATCCCGGTCGGGTTGATGTCCTCGTGCACGACGTAGTAGTGCTGCTTGATCTGGTCGAAGTCGA
This genomic interval from Nocardioides kongjuensis contains the following:
- a CDS encoding class I SAM-dependent methyltransferase, with protein sequence MGESSSMFEAIYAGAETGQARPPWDHGAARPQLVAWAEERDLAGGGREALVVGCGYGADAEYLAQRGYRTTAFDFAPTAIAAARRKHPGSTVEYVVADVLDLPDEWQGRFDLVVESLTVQSMPPEQHPSAARSIASLVGPDGTLLVLATTRDDGVEVDGPPWPLTRAEVDSFASGGLVLRQVERIENGAWWRAELTRGV